The following are encoded in a window of Cygnus atratus isolate AKBS03 ecotype Queensland, Australia chromosome 20, CAtr_DNAZoo_HiC_assembly, whole genome shotgun sequence genomic DNA:
- the EMC6 gene encoding ER membrane protein complex subunit 6 — MAAPAAAARREGPQFISEAAVRGNAAVLDYCRTSVSALSGATAGILGLSGLHGFVFYFLASVLLSVLLVLKAGRRWNKYFKSRRPLFTGGLIGGLFTYVLFWTFLYGMVHVY, encoded by the coding sequence ATGGCcgccccggcggcggccgccaGGCGCGAGGGGCCGCAGTTCATCAGCGAGGCGGCCGTGAGGGGCAACGCGGCCGTGCTGGACTACTGCCGCACGTCGGTCTCGGCCCTGTCGGGCGCCACCGCCGGGATCCTCGGCCTGAGCGGGCTGCACGGCTTCGTCTTCTACTTCTTGGCCTCCGTCCTGCTCTCCGTGCTCCTGGTGCTAAAAGCCGGCCGCCGGTGGAACAAGTACTTCAAGTCGCGACGGCCGCTGTTCACGGGGGGGCTCATCGGGGGGCTCTTCACCTACGTCCTCTTCTGGACTTTCCTCTACGGCATGGTGCACGTCTACTGA
- the TAX1BP3 gene encoding tax1-binding protein 3 translates to MSYVPGQPVTAVVQRIEIHKLRQGDNLILGFSIGGGIDQDPTQNPFSEDKTDKGIYVTRVTEGGPAEVAGLQIGDKIMQVNGWDMTMVTHDQARKRLTKRNEEVVRLLVTRQSLQKAVQQSMLS, encoded by the exons ATGTCGTACGTGCCGGGACAGCCGGTCACCGCCGTCGTG CAAAGAATTGAAATACATAAGCTTCGCCAAGGTGACAACTTGATTCTGGGATTCAGCATTGGAGGTGGCATTGATCAGGATCCTACTCAAAATCCTTTCTCTGAAGATAAGACTGACAAG ggcATTTATGTAACAAGGGTGACAGAAGGAGGCCCAGCAGAAGTTGCAGGACTTCAGATTGGTGATAAGATCATGCAG GTGAATGGCTGGGATATGACAATGGTGACCCATGACCAAGCTAGGAAGAGgctgacaaaaagaaatgaagaagtgGTGCGGCTGCTGGTGACCAGGCAATCTCTGCAGAAGGCTGTGCAGCAATCCATGCTGTCCTAA
- the CTNS gene encoding cystinosin yields the protein MRMRYLFPPLLYLIPVLLGSGGVWSSLLGPADQLQSDGVIVLSVPEVVLLENGSSTNVTISLRAPLNETLVITLNITHSSKHSTIVELPDKVHLPAGHTEADFQVKADDVGQITVYLYTSNFNLTGPRIQFQVIHSIIVKYADEVIGWIYFLAWSISFYPQLFENWRRKSVVGLSFDYIALNLTGFIAYSVFNVGLFWIPLIKEEFLLSYPSGVNPVAINDVFFSLHAVALTLLIIIQCCIYERADQKVSKVVVGLLALAWIFTFTTLFLAAAEEMTWLQFLFCFSYIKLAVTLIKYFPQAYMNFRRKSTEGWSIGNVLLDFTGGTFSLLQMFLQSYNNDEWKLIFGDPTKFGLGVFSIIFDIVFMVQHYCLYRRWGYEPCE from the exons atGAGGATGAGATATCTGTTCCCTCCTCTACTGTACCTCAtacctgtgctgctggggagtgGTGGTGTTTGGTCATCCCTGCTTGGGCCTGCAGACCAGCTCCAGAGTG ATGGAGTCATTGTATTGTCTGTCCCAGAAGTGGTTTTGTTAGAAAATGGAAGTTCAACAAATGTCACGATATCTCTGAG GGCTCCATTAAATGAGACACTGGTGATAACTCTTAATATTACACACTcatcaaaacacagcaccattgTTGAACTACCTGACAAA GTGCATTTGCCTGCAGGTCACACTGAGGCAGACTTCCAAGTGAAAGCAGATGATGTTGGACAAATAACAGTTTATCTTTATACCAGTAATTTCAACTTAACTGG ACCTAGGATTCAATTTCAAGTGATTCACAGCATCATAGTGAAATATGCTGATGAAGTGATTGGCTGGATCTATTTCCTTGCTTGGTCTATCTCCTTCTATCCTCAACTGTTTGAGAACTGGCGACGAAAAAG CGTTGTCGGACTAAGCTTTGACTACATTGCATTAAACCTTACTGGCTTCATAGCATACAGCGTGTTTAATGTTGGACTCTTCTGGATTCCTTTAATTAAG GAGGAATTCTTACTCAGTTATCCCAGTGGAGTGAACCCTGTGGCTATCAATGATGTTTTCTTCAGCCTCCATGCAGTAGCTCTGACACTCCTCATCATAATTCAGTGTTGCATCTATGAG AGAGCAGACCAGAAAGTATCCAAAGTTGTTGTTGGACTACTGGCACTTGCATGGATCTTCACATTTACAACACTGTTTCTTGCTGCAGCTGAGGAGATGACATGGCTACAGttcttattttgcttctcttacATCAAGTTAGCAGTCACgttgataaaatattttccacag GCATACATGAATTTCCGTCGGAAGAGTACTGAGGGATGGAGCATTGGAAATGTATTACTAGACTTCACTGGTGGAACCTTCAGCCTCCTGCAGATGTTTTTGCAGTCATACAACAATG ATGAATGGAAATTAATCTTTGGAGATCCAACCAAGTTTGGCCTGGGTGtcttctccatcatctttgatATTGTTTTTATGGTTCAGCACTACTGCCTTTATAGGAGATGGGGGTATGAACCTTGTGAATAA